The Nitrospira sp. sequence GGCGTTTGTGCCCCTGTTTACGATGACCGGAGTGCCTGGGAAGATCTTTGCGCCCATGTCCATTACATACGGATTTGCTCTGGTCGGCGCGCTGTTGATGGCGTTTACGCTTGCACCCGTGCTGTGTTCGTTTCTCTTGAGATCGCCGATCAAAGAAACCGATACGGCGGTGATCGGCGTCATACGCAGGAGCTACATGACGGCTGTTGCATGGGCGCTGGAGCATAAGATAGGTGTGATTGGTTTTGCGACAAGCCTCGTCGTGCTCGGGTTTCTTGGGCTGCACTTGTTGGGCGGTGAATTCATGCCGACTTTGGAAGAAGGAAACTTATGGGTTCGAGCCACGATGCCGGTCGACATTTCGTTCGATCAGGCCGATCAACTGACCAACGAGATCCGCCGCATATTCCGAGAATCACCCGAGGTGGAAACGGTCATGTCTCAACTGGGCCGTCCGGACGATGGCACCGACCCTACCAGCTTTTTCAACGGAGAGTTCTTGGCAAGCCTCAAACCCATGTCTGAGTGGCGTCCACGAATGACCAAAGACAGGCTTATCGAAGAAATCGAGCATCGGTTGAAGACCATACCGGGTGTGGTTTTCAATTTCTCTCAGGTCATCGAAGACAATGTGGAGGAGGCGATGTCCGGTGTGAAGGGTGAGAACTCGATCAAGTTGTTCGGCACCGATTTGAAGACCATGGAAGCCAAGGCGGTCGAGATTGAATCGGTGATGAAGGAGGTTCCCGGAGTAAAGGATCTGGGCGTGTTTCGGCTGATCGGTCAGCCGAATCTGCTGATTCAAGTGGCCCGCGAAGCCAGCGCTCGGTATGGGTTACGGGTCTCGGATGTGAACGCGGTGGTTCAAGCCGCCATCGGCGGTCAAGCGGTAACTCAGGTGTATGAGGGAGAGAAGCTCTTCGATCTGGTCGTCAGGTTTCTTCCCGAGTATCGTCAGGATGTCGACTCCATCGGCAATATTTTGGTGAGCACCCCGGATGGAGCGCGCATTCCGCTCAAACAGGTGGCGACCATTACGATGCAGACCGGAGCCTTTATCATCAATCGCGAGAACAACGAGCGGTATATTCCGATCAAATTCAGTGTGCGCGACCGCGATCTTCAGGGGACGGTAGAAGACGCTCAGGAGAGATTGGCACAGCGGGTCACGTTGCCCGAGGGCTACCGTATGGAGTGGGCCGGGCAGTACGATCAACTCAAGGCGGAGCAGAAGCGGCTGGCAAAGATCGTTCCCGTGAGCCTTGTCATTATTATTTTCTTGCTCTATGTGACCTTCGATTCACTCAAGAATGCCTTGCTGGTGCTGGCCGTTGTCCCCTTTGCACTGGTGGGAGGCGCACTGTCGCTGGTGATCACCCATACCCATTTCAGTATTTCCGCCGCGGTGGGCATGATTTCGACGTTGGGAGTCGCAATATTGGGTGGCGTGTTGCTGGTCTCCCGTATCGAAGAGTTCAGGAAGTCAGGGCTTGACTTGCGACAGGCCGTGCTGCGCGGCGCCGATGTACAGATGCGTCCCATTTTGATGGCGACCTTGAGTGCGGGTATCGGACTGCTGCCCGCCTCCTTTGCGACCGGCATCGGTGCCCAGGCGCAGAAGCCCTTGGCGCGCGTGGTTGTCGGCGGAATGCTGACGGCGGCGTTCTTGATTCTCGTGGTGTTGCCGGTCCTCTACGAAATTGTGCATCAGCGCGATCGTCTTGAAGAAGTCGAATAGAGAGCGCCAGTCGCCCCCTGTGAGGGTGAAAGGAGTTTCGTCATCGTGAATCAATCATACCTATTCCGGTTTGGAATCGCTGTGGTGATCGGTCTGATTGGAGGGGTCACACCGCCGTATGGATCTGCAGATACAACGTCCCTGGTATGGCGGGTCCAAATGCCCTATGAGGCTCCGCCGAAGAATCCGGAGATACCGGATATCTCGATCCCGCCGAACAAGAGCCCGCTGAGTCCCGAAGAACTGCAGCGTGCCGAGGCCTTGCTGCCGTTACTGGAAGGCAAACAGGAGTTTTGGGCCATGGGAGAATTCGTCCATCTGGGAGAGCCCTCCGTCCCGGTCTTGGTCAAGGCACTCACTATGTCCAGTCCGAGAATCCGGTACAATGCGATCGAGACCCTGTTGATGATGAAAGGGGTAGCAGGGGTTTCAGCGCTCATCTCCACGGCAAAGGAGCAGGGTGAAATTCCTCGCGTGAGGGAACATGCATTGCGGGTTGCGGTCCGTCTGGATCCGGCCAAAGCGCCCGAAGCCATCGAGGTGATGGCGAAAGACCCCAATCCGTCGGTCAGAAAGGCTGCCGCGTTTGAAGCGCGGTATGTCCGGCAAAGGGCCGTGATTCCACTCTTGATCCCGATCGTAAGCGATGACGAACGCTTCGTGGCCCTGTCGGCGCTGCAATCGCTGTGGATCCTTACGCGCCATGAGACCGAATTCCACGATTGGGATACCTCGACCAAGCAGGATCGTGCGCTGTGGTCGAACGAATGGGTCGAGTGGTGGGACACCAACAAGGACGTCTTTGAGATTCCGGAACCTCGTCGGTCGAAGCGGAGCTCCTAGCGAAGGGGGAGGTTGCGGGCCAAGAGATTCCTATGTTACGAATATAATGATATGAAAACGAAGACGGGAACCATGCTGAATATCGCCAAACTGGGGAATCCGATCCTTCGCAAAATCGCCGCTCCGGTCGATCCCCGAGACATCAAATCGTCAGAACTGCAACGGTTGATCGACGACATGTTTGAAACCATGTATGACGAGCCGGGCATTGGGCTGGCCGCGCCTCAGGTATCACGCTCGATTCAACTGGTCGTAATGGCCTGCAAGGGCGAAGGGGGGTTCCCCGAGACAGTCCTCATCAATCCGTCGATCGTGTATTACGGTCCACAGCAGGTGGAGAGTTGGGAAGGCTGCCTGAGCGTCGACGGACTGCGAGGGAAAGTCACGAGGCCCTCCTTGGTGCGCGTCAAAGGACTCGATCGGAAAGGGAAGGCCCTGGATTTTGAGGCGACCGGCCTCTATGCGGTATGCATTCAACACGAGCTTGATCACTTGATCGGCAAAGTCTTTCTCGATCGTATGACGGACATGTCCACCCTGACGCAACTTCAAGAGTTCTCGCAGTATTGGCAACAAGAGCCCACAAACGTGATTTAATGCCTTCCGTGCCTGGCCGATCGTGAAATCTCTTTTTCGCGTTCTTCTCTATCTTCGGCCCCATCGGACACTCGCGATCGCGACGTTGGTCTGCGCCGGTTGCGCCACGGCGATGGAGCTGGTTCCTCCTTGGGTCATCAAAATCATCATCGACGACGTGATCCAGGCCAAACAAGCGTCGCTCTTGCCATGGGCGATCGGCCTCCTGGTCGGCGCCTATGTGTTCAAAAATCTGTTCGCCTCGCTGCGGATCAGGCTCAACAATCAACTTGAGCAGACCGTCGTCCATGATCTTCGCCGGCACATCTTTTCCGCCCTCCAACGCCTCTCGATTACCTATTTTGAGAATCGGTCCACGGGCGAGATCATGTCCCGAGTGACAAACGACACGGAGCATGTCGAGCGGATCTTTATCGATGGGCTCGAAGGGATGCTGACGGCATCGTTGACGCTTATCGGGATCACGGGGCTGTTATTCATGCTCAACTGGAAGCTGGCGGCACTTTCGCTCTTGCCGATTCCACTGCTGGCCCTGTCCGCGAGTTGGTTTACGTCCAAGGTTCACGGGTACTATCAGCAGACCAGACAAAGCGCCGCCGAGCTGAACGGCTATCTGCAAGATTCGTTGTCCGGCATCAGGGAGACGATGGGGTTCGGCCGACAAGAGCATGAACAGGCCAGGTTCGACCGGCTGAGCCACGCGTATAGTGAGAAGAACCTCAAAGCGATGGTGCTGTGGTCGGTCTATTCGCCGGGAATGATTCTCGTCGCGGCCTTCGGGACCGTCTTGATCCTGTGGTATGGCGCGGGAGAGGTCATGGAAGGCCGCCTCACACTGGGCGAGATGGTGTTGTTTCTGTCCTATCTGGCGATGTTCTACATCCCGATCAATCAGATTCATTCAGTCAATCATATGTTGCAACATGCGTTGGCGGCGAGCGAGCGGGTGTTCGATGTGCTGGATACGGTTCCTGAAGTCGCCGATCGTCCCGGTGCGGTCGCGCCGAGCCGGCGCGCCCATGGGGAGGTTCGATTCACCCACGTGAGGTTCCACTACCGTCCCGATGTCCCCGTGCTGAAAGAGTTCGCAGCGACGGTGCCGGCAGGAGAACGCGTGGCACTGGTTGGGATGAGCGGTGCCGGGAAGAGCACGTTGCTCAAGTTGTTGATGCGGTTTTACGATGTGACAGACGGGGCGATCCTCATTGATGGAACAGATATTCGGGACCTTCCGATTGCGTATCTGCGAGAGCAGATCGGGTTTGTGCAACAGGAACCGTTTTTATTCAACGGGACGGTGAAAGACAATCTCCTGTACGGCGACTTGAACGCGGATCAGGATCGGCTGGAAGCGGCGGCGCGCGTTGCGAGAGCGCACGAGTTCATTGCGGCATTGCCGGAAGGATATGACACCTGGATCGGTGAACGAGGGGTCAAGTTGTCGGTCGGCCAAAAGCAGCGGGTTTCGATCGCGCGGGTGTTGTTGAAGGATCCACCCATCGTTATTTTTGACGAAGCGACGTCCAATATCGACACGGAGACCGAAGTGAAAATCCGCGAAGCCTTGACCGACCTGACTGTTGGTCGAACCACGTTCATCATTGCCCACCGTTTGTCTACCCTCCATGATGTGGATCGGATTTTGGTGCTCGATAAAGGTCGGCTGGTGGAAGATGGCCGGCATGATGCTCTGCTCAGTCGTGGAGGGGTCTATGCGGGCCTCTACGAGGCTCAGTTCCAGGTATGAGCGCCTACCGGGAAGACGGCAAGAGTGGCCGGTCTTGACATTGCTTTCTTCCGAGGCTCACATTTAGCCGTACATTCGTGAATTGAGAGGGCACTGCGTGATGGACCGATGGGTCACACAGTGGGTGGACCGGCTTCGCATTCAACACAAGGTATGGGCGGCGCTTCTCTTGCTTTGTGTGCCGCTTAGTGTCGGCATTGCTCTTCATCTCTATTTCGTCCAACAGCTGCTCGTGCTTCAACAACAGCGGCAGGAAGTCATGCTGGCAGAAGAGGAAGTACATCTGCTGGGGAGACTGGCCATCGACATTGAAGACGGATTTCGCGGCTATGTCTTGACTCAGAGCCCGGCTTTTCTTGCTCCCCTGGCCGACGCGGAAGCGAGACTCGATCAAGCGTTGTCCAATGCCACCACGTCGCTCGCCAGGCTACCGGGTGCTTCGAACGGTCTCGAGAAGATCGAGCAGCACCTAAAAGTGTTGTTGCGATCGAAGCTCGATTTGATCGCGGACATTCGAAACGGACTGGCGGAGAAAGCGCTCGCCTATGTACGGTCTGGTGAAGGACTTCGACTATCCGATCTCCTACTCCAAGACCTCCGCACCCTCGAAGACCGCTTGGAACGAGAACGCAACTCACTTCAGAAACAGGCCGATGGGCTGTCACAGCGAACATTTATCGGACTGTGGGTGACCTTGGCCGGTGTGGTTGCGCTGGGATGGATTGTCTCACGAGTGTTGGCTCAAGCGCTCACCGAGCCTATCACGCGGCTTCAATCCGCCACGGCAAGGATCGGAGCGCAAGTCGATGTGGCGGGAATTACTCAACTGTTGGCCGACGGTGGAAAGACAAAGGACGAACTCGGTCAGTTGGCAGACGCCTACCTCGCCATGGCCCGCCGCATCGAGACGAATCTCAAGGAGATCGAGGCGCTCAATGCCATCGGGCAAGAGATCAATGCCAGCGGTCCGGACGAGCTCGACCAGGCGCTCTATCGAATCACAGACCGAGCGGTTGGATTGGTGCGCGCAGATATCTGTCTGCTGCTGCTGTGCGATGAACGGGAGATTTCTTGGATTGTTGAAGCCGCCTCCGGCGACTGGAACGACCGACTGAAGAAATCGGTTGTGCCTTGGAAAGAACTTCCGATTTGTGTCCAGGCGTTTGCGACGCGCGGGACGGCCGCCGGGGAACGGTCTCGTTCGGACGAGTGGCTCTGGACGAAGGGCAGCAACCTGATAGAAGGCAGCGTACTGGCGGTCCCGCTGTTGGCGGACGGAATTCCGTTCGGTGTCCTGTCGTTTATGAGCGAGCGACCACGGGCGGGACATGAGTGGAATCAGCGTTTGGCGGAAGGCTTGGGTCAGGAAATCTCGCTGGCCATTTTTAACGCGCGACTGCAGAGGGCGGCCCAACAAAAACAACGCGGATTGATGACACGCCTCCGGCAACTCGAGCATTTGGCGGAAGCGTTGGCTCATGATCTCAAGGGACCCGGAGCCCGCATGGAAGAACTTGCCCGGTTACTCATTCAACAGGATGTCGGGAAGCTCGATGCAAGGACAAAGCGCTGGTTATCGCTTATTGAAGAAAATGGAAAGGACCTGGTGCAGCGGGTGGAAGGTATCCTGACGGTGGCTCGTGTGGGTGCGGAACCGGGGATCGCCGTAGCCGTCGATCCGGCCGCGGTCATCCGTGAGGTGATGAAGGTCCATGCCGAAGAGATCGAACGGCTCCGGGCGGTCGTGTCTGTCGAACCAGGACTACCGCTCGTCGCCTGCCATGATGCGCATCTTCGACAGGTCTTTGACAATCTGATCTCGAATGCGCTGAAATTCGCTCGGGAGGGGGAGTCGCCTGCAGTGAAGATCCGCGCTCGTGTCCATGGTCCTTTGGTCACGTTCGATGTGGAAGACAACGGCATCGGAATTCCCCCGCATCAACGCACTCGAGTGTTTCAACCGTTTGTCCGTTTGTTGATGTCCGACACGACCGGAAGCGGGATCGGGTTGACCATCACCCAGCGCATCGTGGAGCTATACGGCGGCAAGGTGTGGATTGAAGACTCCGAAGGACCCGGCTGTACGGTACGGTTCACAGTCCCGGGTGTGCAGGAGTCCGTGGGGATGTTCAACGAGCGGGCGCAGTTGTCCACACGACTCGATGCGGCCGGTGTCATTCGACGGGAGGTCCCGTGAGGAAGGATGAGATGATGACCTACGGTGGAGTATCAGCCTTGCGATCAACCAGAGCCAGATCAACGGCGCCATTCACGATTTTGGTCGTCGAGGATAACGCAACGGACGTGGAGTTGATGCTGCATGCCCTCGAAGCGGCGGATCTGAAGCCGCTGGGGGGAGACTTCGACATGGAAGTGCGTCCCACGGCCGAAGGGGCCTTGCAATTGATCAGTGAACGGGCCGTCGATGTGGTGCTCACCGACCTCGTGTTGCCAGGGATGGACGGGCTGGATCTTGTCAGTCGCCTCCAGACGATCGATCCGGAATTGCCGGTGTTGGTGGTGACGCGGATGAACGCGGTCCCCATGGCCGTAGATGCGATGCGGCGAGGCGCGTTCGACTATGTGCTCAAACCCGTCAATGCCCAGGATTTAGGGATCCGTCTCCATCGGGCGATCCGAATCTCCGAAATACTGCGGCGGCATGCGATCTACGAACAGCAGGATCGCCGGCAATTCGAAGTCAATGGCTTCGTGGGGGGCAGCATTGCCTTCGAGCAAGTCAGGCGAAGTATCAGTGAGGCGGCCCAAGTCCAGTCCACAGTCTTGATCACCGGGGAAACGGGAACGGGAAAGGGGATGATCGCCCGAGCCATTCACCAGCAGAGCTCAAAGGCCGATCAACCGTTTCAGGTGATCGATTGTACGACGGTCCCTGATGGAATGATGGAGTCCGAGCTGTTTGGGCATGTGCGGGGTGCCTTTACGGGGGCTATCGCCGACAAACCGGGGCTCATTGAACTGGCGAACGGCGGCACCGTATTCCTGGACGAAATCGGGGAACTGCCTCTTCTCCTTCAAGCAAAACTCTTGCGTGTTTTGGAGGAAAACGAAGTACGTCCGGTGGGCGGAACCAGAGTTCGCCGAGTAGATATGCGCGTTATTGCAGCGACCAACCGAGATCTCGAGGCACGGGTGCGGGCGGGGACCTTCAGGAAGGATTTGTATTATCGGCTCGCCGTCGTCTCGATTCGAGTGCCCCCGCTTCGGGAGCGCCGTGAAGACGTTCCCCTTATCGCGCGCCATATGCTCAGCCGCCTCGTTCAAGCGATGGGCAAGGCTCCGTGCCATCTTGATGAAGAGGCGGTGCGCGTGCTGATGTCCTATGCTTGGCCCGGGAACGGGCGAGAGCTTCGCAATGTCATGGAGCGGCTGGTCATGTTTTTGACCAGCGATACCATTTCAGCTCGAGATGTCCAACGGGTGCTTCAGCAGGATGATACGGACAGTCTTGTGTCAGTGGACCCTGGTTTGGCCGCCCTTCCGTATATGGAGGCGAAGGAGCGAGCGCTCGAAGAGTTTACGAAGTCCTACCTGCGGGTCAAACTCGCGCAGCACGGCGGTGTCATCACGAAAGCTGCCGCAGACAGCGGAATTCCTCGTCAACATTTCTCACTGCTCATGAAACGATTTTTAGGGAGCGACGATGGTCTGGAGAGTCAGTAAGAGTTGTCGCCCGTAAGTAACAGTCCGTCTATAGCCGATCCTTCTTCAGGAATTCTCGTCTTTAACCTTCTACAGTCACGTTTATTTTTCGTAGCAAAATGATCGCCTAATCGAACTCATAATCCATTTCCCTAGGTCATTGCGACATCTTCTGGTCGGCGAATATATAAATATGCCGATATAAGATATTGATAGATCGAATAAAAAATAAAATTTATCATATGACGCATACCATCATATTCGATCGGCACGAGACGAGTCTTCCTCTTTTCTTCGGCGCCTTCCAATAGTTCAATTGTTTCCATTCCATTTCATGTAGTTAGCACCATCGATTCTATCTGGGCGTAGTTCTTTTCATCTTGGCAACGCTTTTGCTCTCAACCCCTAACGGTATTCGTAGTCTTCATACACCTACGATTTTGCTTGGAACTAAAAGAGCTCGGATGACGACCGAAAAGTACGAAAAAATTGCAGTCCCCAACTTGAGGAGGTAGCTACAATGTTCTTGTCACGTCGCCAATTTCTGAAGGTCTCCGCCGGCACGGTCGCCGCTGCCGCCGTGGCGGACAAGGTCCTGGCGTTGACCGCGCTCCAGCCGGTGATCGAGGTGGGCAATCCCCTGGGGGACTACCCGGACCGCTCCTGGGAGCGCGTCTATCATGACCAGTATCGGTACGATTCCTCCTTCACCTGGGTTTGCTCGCCCAACGACACGCACGCCTGCCGGATTCGGGCCTTTGTGCGCAACGGCGTGGTCATGCGCGTGGAGCAGAACTACGACCACCAAACCTATGAAGACTTGTACGGCAACCGGGGGACGTTCGCCCATAATCCCCGCATGTGTCTGAAAGGGTTCACCTTCCACCGGCGGGTCTACGGGCCCTATCGGCTGAAAGGCCCCTTGATGCGGAAGGGCTGGAAACAGTGGATGGATGATGGCTCACCGGAGCTCACTCCTGAATCCAAGCGGAAGTACAAGTTTGACAGTCGCTTCTTGGACGACATGCTGCGCGTCTCGTGGGATACCGCGTTTACCTATGCGGCCAAGGCCATGGTGGTGATCGCCACCCGTTACAGTGGCGAAGCCGGGGCGCGGCGGCTGCGGGAGCAGGGCTATGCGCCGGAGATGATCGAAATGATGAAGGGCGCCGGCGTGCGCTGCTTCAAACACAGGGCCGGCATGCCCATTCTCGGACTCATCGGCAAGCACGGGAATACCCGTTTCAACAACAGCGTCCTGCCGTTGTTGGACAGTTGGATTCGCAAGGTCGGACCTGACCAAGCTCAAGGAGGCCGATACTGGAACAATTACACCTGGCACGGCGATCAGGATCCATCCCAGCCGTTTTGGAACGGCACGCAAAACTGCGATGTCGATTTGAGCGATATGCGGTTCACCAAAATGAACACGAGCTGGGGCAAGAACTTCGTTGAGAATAAAATGCCGGAAGCGCACTGGAAGCTCGAATCGATCGAGCGCGGCGCTCGTATCTGCGTCATCACTCCGGAATATAATCCGACGGCCCAACGAGCCGACTACTGGATTCCTGTTCGGCCGAATGCGGATGCCGCACTGTTCCTCGGCGCATGCAAGATCATTCTCGATGAGAACATGCAGGACATCGACTATATCAAGCAGTTCACGGATTTGCCTCTGTTGGTCCGGACGGACACCTTGCAGTATTTGGATCCCCGGGAAGTGATTGCAGACTACAAGTTCCCCGACTTTTCACACAGCTATTCGGGCCGTGTCCAATCGTTGAAACCAAATCAGATCGAACGATTAGGCGGGTTCATGGTCTGGGACTCGGACAAAAAACAGGCTGTCCCGCTGCATCGCGAACAGGTCGGCTGGCATTTGGACAAAAGCGGGGTTGATCCGGCTTTGACCGGCACCTATCGTGTCAAACTCCTCAACGGTCGTGAAATCGACGCGATGCCGATTTACCAGATGTACTTGGTACACTTCCAAGATTACGATTTGGACACTGTGCACCAGATCACGCGGGCGCCTAAGGATTTGATCGTGCGTTGGGCTCGCGACAACGGCACGATTAAACCCGCGGCGATTCACAATGGCGAAGGGGTTTGCCACTATTTCCATATGACGGAGATGGGGCGGGCTGCGGCGCTCGTCATGACCTTGACCGGGAATATCGGCAAGTTCGGCACCGGTTGCCATACCTGGTCCGGGAACTACAAAGTGGGGATTTGGAATGCCACTCCCTGGTCAGGCGTCGGCTGCGGCGTCCACCTATCGGAAGATCCTTGGAATATCAATCTGGATCCCAACGCCCATGGAAAGGAAATCAAATACAGGAACTACTATTACGGTGAAGAGCCCGGCTACTGGAACCATGGCGATA is a genomic window containing:
- a CDS encoding efflux RND transporter permease subunit, with the translated sequence MIARIVEVALVQRFLVCAFGFLLLFGGLYAFHLLDIEAYPDPSAPMVELITQFPGYSPEEIERQITIPLEVALNGTPKLTDIRSLSIFGLSDVKVYFDFDGDIFRDRQEVLNRLNSVQLPQGVQPMVSPWWAIAEIYRYELTGSQTTLTDLKTIQDWQLRREFKHLPGVIDVTTFGGTTKEYHVDIDPGKLISYGVSLSQVLTALANSNANVGGNYLTIGAQSYNIRGLGLITDLNDIEDVMVAEKEGTPVFIKTLGTVTVGHRVRLGKVGIDDRDDVVEGVVLLQRGYKALQVLDKVRTKVEELNASKLPAGVKIKTFYDRTTLIHTTVETVTDILISGMVLVFIVLFVFLGHLRAAVIVALTIPLSLLFTFTMMVFVGQSANLMSLGAIDFGIIVDATLVMVECIFFQLAHRKTPGITIHQLIIRAARQVGRPIFFSTAIIVVAFVPLFTMTGVPGKIFAPMSITYGFALVGALLMAFTLAPVLCSFLLRSPIKETDTAVIGVIRRSYMTAVAWALEHKIGVIGFATSLVVLGFLGLHLLGGEFMPTLEEGNLWVRATMPVDISFDQADQLTNEIRRIFRESPEVETVMSQLGRPDDGTDPTSFFNGEFLASLKPMSEWRPRMTKDRLIEEIEHRLKTIPGVVFNFSQVIEDNVEEAMSGVKGENSIKLFGTDLKTMEAKAVEIESVMKEVPGVKDLGVFRLIGQPNLLIQVAREASARYGLRVSDVNAVVQAAIGGQAVTQVYEGEKLFDLVVRFLPEYRQDVDSIGNILVSTPDGARIPLKQVATITMQTGAFIINRENNERYIPIKFSVRDRDLQGTVEDAQERLAQRVTLPEGYRMEWAGQYDQLKAEQKRLAKIVPVSLVIIIFLLYVTFDSLKNALLVLAVVPFALVGGALSLVITHTHFSISAAVGMISTLGVAILGGVLLVSRIEEFRKSGLDLRQAVLRGADVQMRPILMATLSAGIGLLPASFATGIGAQAQKPLARVVVGGMLTAAFLILVVLPVLYEIVHQRDRLEEVE
- a CDS encoding HEAT repeat domain-containing protein, giving the protein MVNQSYLFRFGIAVVIGLIGGVTPPYGSADTTSLVWRVQMPYEAPPKNPEIPDISIPPNKSPLSPEELQRAEALLPLLEGKQEFWAMGEFVHLGEPSVPVLVKALTMSSPRIRYNAIETLLMMKGVAGVSALISTAKEQGEIPRVREHALRVAVRLDPAKAPEAIEVMAKDPNPSVRKAAAFEARYVRQRAVIPLLIPIVSDDERFVALSALQSLWILTRHETEFHDWDTSTKQDRALWSNEWVEWWDTNKDVFEIPEPRRSKRSS
- the def gene encoding peptide deformylase codes for the protein MKTKTGTMLNIAKLGNPILRKIAAPVDPRDIKSSELQRLIDDMFETMYDEPGIGLAAPQVSRSIQLVVMACKGEGGFPETVLINPSIVYYGPQQVESWEGCLSVDGLRGKVTRPSLVRVKGLDRKGKALDFEATGLYAVCIQHELDHLIGKVFLDRMTDMSTLTQLQEFSQYWQQEPTNVI
- a CDS encoding ABC transporter ATP-binding protein — translated: MKSLFRVLLYLRPHRTLAIATLVCAGCATAMELVPPWVIKIIIDDVIQAKQASLLPWAIGLLVGAYVFKNLFASLRIRLNNQLEQTVVHDLRRHIFSALQRLSITYFENRSTGEIMSRVTNDTEHVERIFIDGLEGMLTASLTLIGITGLLFMLNWKLAALSLLPIPLLALSASWFTSKVHGYYQQTRQSAAELNGYLQDSLSGIRETMGFGRQEHEQARFDRLSHAYSEKNLKAMVLWSVYSPGMILVAAFGTVLILWYGAGEVMEGRLTLGEMVLFLSYLAMFYIPINQIHSVNHMLQHALAASERVFDVLDTVPEVADRPGAVAPSRRAHGEVRFTHVRFHYRPDVPVLKEFAATVPAGERVALVGMSGAGKSTLLKLLMRFYDVTDGAILIDGTDIRDLPIAYLREQIGFVQQEPFLFNGTVKDNLLYGDLNADQDRLEAAARVARAHEFIAALPEGYDTWIGERGVKLSVGQKQRVSIARVLLKDPPIVIFDEATSNIDTETEVKIREALTDLTVGRTTFIIAHRLSTLHDVDRILVLDKGRLVEDGRHDALLSRGGVYAGLYEAQFQV
- a CDS encoding CHASE3 domain-containing protein gives rise to the protein MMDRWVTQWVDRLRIQHKVWAALLLLCVPLSVGIALHLYFVQQLLVLQQQRQEVMLAEEEVHLLGRLAIDIEDGFRGYVLTQSPAFLAPLADAEARLDQALSNATTSLARLPGASNGLEKIEQHLKVLLRSKLDLIADIRNGLAEKALAYVRSGEGLRLSDLLLQDLRTLEDRLERERNSLQKQADGLSQRTFIGLWVTLAGVVALGWIVSRVLAQALTEPITRLQSATARIGAQVDVAGITQLLADGGKTKDELGQLADAYLAMARRIETNLKEIEALNAIGQEINASGPDELDQALYRITDRAVGLVRADICLLLLCDEREISWIVEAASGDWNDRLKKSVVPWKELPICVQAFATRGTAAGERSRSDEWLWTKGSNLIEGSVLAVPLLADGIPFGVLSFMSERPRAGHEWNQRLAEGLGQEISLAIFNARLQRAAQQKQRGLMTRLRQLEHLAEALAHDLKGPGARMEELARLLIQQDVGKLDARTKRWLSLIEENGKDLVQRVEGILTVARVGAEPGIAVAVDPAAVIREVMKVHAEEIERLRAVVSVEPGLPLVACHDAHLRQVFDNLISNALKFAREGESPAVKIRARVHGPLVTFDVEDNGIGIPPHQRTRVFQPFVRLLMSDTTGSGIGLTITQRIVELYGGKVWIEDSEGPGCTVRFTVPGVQESVGMFNERAQLSTRLDAAGVIRREVP
- a CDS encoding sigma-54-dependent Fis family transcriptional regulator, with product MMTYGGVSALRSTRARSTAPFTILVVEDNATDVELMLHALEAADLKPLGGDFDMEVRPTAEGALQLISERAVDVVLTDLVLPGMDGLDLVSRLQTIDPELPVLVVTRMNAVPMAVDAMRRGAFDYVLKPVNAQDLGIRLHRAIRISEILRRHAIYEQQDRRQFEVNGFVGGSIAFEQVRRSISEAAQVQSTVLITGETGTGKGMIARAIHQQSSKADQPFQVIDCTTVPDGMMESELFGHVRGAFTGAIADKPGLIELANGGTVFLDEIGELPLLLQAKLLRVLEENEVRPVGGTRVRRVDMRVIAATNRDLEARVRAGTFRKDLYYRLAVVSIRVPPLRERREDVPLIARHMLSRLVQAMGKAPCHLDEEAVRVLMSYAWPGNGRELRNVMERLVMFLTSDTISARDVQRVLQQDDTDSLVSVDPGLAALPYMEAKERALEEFTKSYLRVKLAQHGGVITKAAADSGIPRQHFSLLMKRFLGSDDGLESQ
- a CDS encoding molybdopterin-dependent oxidoreductase; translation: MFLSRRQFLKVSAGTVAAAAVADKVLALTALQPVIEVGNPLGDYPDRSWERVYHDQYRYDSSFTWVCSPNDTHACRIRAFVRNGVVMRVEQNYDHQTYEDLYGNRGTFAHNPRMCLKGFTFHRRVYGPYRLKGPLMRKGWKQWMDDGSPELTPESKRKYKFDSRFLDDMLRVSWDTAFTYAAKAMVVIATRYSGEAGARRLREQGYAPEMIEMMKGAGVRCFKHRAGMPILGLIGKHGNTRFNNSVLPLLDSWIRKVGPDQAQGGRYWNNYTWHGDQDPSQPFWNGTQNCDVDLSDMRFTKMNTSWGKNFVENKMPEAHWKLESIERGARICVITPEYNPTAQRADYWIPVRPNADAALFLGACKIILDENMQDIDYIKQFTDLPLLVRTDTLQYLDPREVIADYKFPDFSHSYSGRVQSLKPNQIERLGGFMVWDSDKKQAVPLHREQVGWHLDKSGVDPALTGTYRVKLLNGREIDAMPIYQMYLVHFQDYDLDTVHQITRAPKDLIVRWARDNGTIKPAAIHNGEGVCHYFHMTEMGRAAALVMTLTGNIGKFGTGCHTWSGNYKVGIWNATPWSGVGCGVHLSEDPWNINLDPNAHGKEIKYRNYYYGEEPGYWNHGDTALIVNTPKYGRKVFTGKTHMPSPSKLRWVVNVNILNNSKHHYDMVRNVDPNIECLITQDIEMTSDVNHNDIAFACNSWMEFTYPEMTATVSNPWVQLWKGGIRPLYDTRNDLDTFTGVAAKLADMTGDQRMRDIFQFVFQNRVDVYAQRILDASSTFYGYSADVLLKSEKGWMVMVRTYPRHPLWEETNESKPMWTRSGRIETYRIEPEAIEYGENFVVHREGPEATPYLPNAIFTTNPYVRPDDYGIPITAQHHDDKMIRNIKLSWAEIKRHSNPLWEKGYQFYCVTPKTRHRVHSQWSVNDWVQIYESNFGDPYRMDKRTPGVGEHQIHINPQAAKDRGINDGDYVYVDGNPVDRPYRGWKPSDPYYKVARLMIRAKYNPAYPYHVTMAKHAPYVATPKSVKGHETRPDGRAIAIDTGYQSNFRYGAQQSFTRSWLMPMHQLDSLPGKHANGLKFKWGFEIDHHAVNTVPKECLVRITKAEDGGIGARGPWEPVRTGFTPGQENEFMIKWLKGEHIKIKV